One window from the genome of Parachlamydiales bacterium encodes:
- a CDS encoding transaldolase family protein, whose translation MEIWIDTANDKFIEKIAELGITTGVTTNPSIASISNYPLEKLISILLQIQDGYVAVQVIADDYEGIVQQAQILHAISPRIVVKIPVIQEGLKAIKALSQRGVNTLATAIFEPSQALLAFLAGANYLAPYLGKIEDLGKDPLEVLEEIQAIKELYGFEGKIMAAGIRGPSLITECAKRGICAVTVPEGVLRNYLDDNTNTLAALLQFSSDWEKAEPSDLLEQNKVVSR comes from the coding sequence ATGGAAATTTGGATTGATACCGCCAACGATAAATTTATAGAAAAAATTGCTGAGCTGGGGATTACGACCGGTGTTACCACCAATCCTTCTATTGCATCTATCTCAAATTATCCTTTAGAGAAGCTTATTTCAATCCTGCTTCAAATACAGGATGGGTATGTTGCAGTGCAAGTCATTGCGGATGATTACGAAGGGATAGTACAACAAGCGCAAATCTTGCATGCAATTTCCCCTAGAATTGTAGTGAAAATTCCGGTGATTCAGGAAGGATTAAAAGCCATTAAAGCTCTTTCACAGCGTGGGGTTAACACACTTGCTACAGCGATTTTTGAACCAAGTCAAGCCTTATTGGCTTTTCTCGCAGGAGCCAATTATTTAGCCCCCTATTTGGGTAAAATTGAAGATTTAGGAAAAGATCCTTTAGAAGTCCTTGAAGAGATACAAGCTATCAAAGAACTTTATGGATTTGAAGGAAAAATAATGGCTGCCGGAATACGAGGGCCTTCCTTGATCACTGAATGTGCGAAAAGAGGGATTTGTGCAGTAACAGTTCCTGAGGGCGTCTTAAGAAACTACTTAGATGATAATACTAACACGCTTGCTGCGCTTTTACAGTTCTCAAGTGACTGGGAAAAGGCTGAGCCGAGTGATTTACTAGAGCAAAATAAAGTAGTGAGCAGATAA
- the sthA gene encoding Si-specific NAD(P)(+) transhydrogenase, with product MEEIKVDVAVIGTGPAGQKAAIQAAKLDKKVAVIERRPDPGGNCLYSGTIPSKTLREAIIDLTGFHDLSFYGPEVELKKVNIGDLNFRLSRVIDDERKMVHRQFAKNGIRVLRGAARFENPHMLLVMDDDFRIIYQIQADKIILATGSKPRNPTGVPFDDEIILDSSRLLGIHNVPDTMTVLGGGIIGSEYASFFAALGTEVTIIDKRDHLLPLLDFEIGIHLQTALTNIGLKFVGNKEPLEIKRVDNKAYVKCKDGTEFYSDVLLYALGREANVEGLHIDNAGISLDRWGYVPVNALFQTVVPNIYGVGDLIGGPCLASTSMEQGRLAARHACGEDTHYFPSFYPIGIYTIPEISSCGYTEDQLRDLGYHYEVGRAYYYEIARGHITGSNVGMFKILFHSETLELLGIHVIGRGATEVIHIGQVAMSFHAKIDYFIDQVFNYPTFAEGYRVAALNGYNKIKTKKKT from the coding sequence ATGGAAGAGATCAAAGTCGATGTAGCTGTCATAGGAACAGGGCCTGCCGGGCAAAAGGCAGCAATCCAAGCAGCAAAATTAGATAAAAAAGTTGCTGTCATCGAAAGAAGACCCGACCCGGGAGGAAATTGTTTATACAGCGGAACTATCCCTTCTAAAACTCTACGAGAAGCGATTATTGATCTAACGGGTTTCCATGACTTATCGTTCTATGGTCCTGAAGTTGAATTGAAAAAAGTCAATATCGGTGACTTAAATTTCCGCCTTTCACGTGTTATTGATGATGAAAGGAAAATGGTTCACCGACAATTTGCGAAAAATGGCATCCGTGTATTGCGCGGAGCTGCACGCTTTGAAAATCCGCATATGCTTTTAGTCATGGATGATGACTTCCGCATTATTTACCAAATTCAAGCCGACAAAATTATTCTGGCTACCGGTTCCAAACCCCGTAATCCTACAGGTGTGCCTTTTGATGATGAAATTATTTTGGACTCTTCACGCTTACTAGGTATCCATAATGTTCCCGACACCATGACTGTGTTGGGGGGTGGGATCATCGGATCCGAATACGCAAGCTTCTTTGCAGCATTGGGGACCGAAGTTACCATTATTGATAAACGAGATCACCTGCTTCCACTGCTCGACTTTGAAATCGGTATTCATTTGCAGACGGCATTAACAAATATTGGTTTAAAGTTTGTAGGAAATAAGGAGCCTCTGGAAATTAAACGCGTAGATAATAAGGCTTATGTCAAATGCAAAGATGGCACAGAGTTTTATAGTGATGTACTGCTTTATGCTCTTGGAAGAGAGGCTAATGTCGAGGGGCTGCATATTGATAATGCCGGCATCAGTTTAGATAGATGGGGATATGTTCCAGTAAATGCTCTTTTTCAAACTGTAGTGCCGAATATTTATGGTGTAGGAGACCTCATAGGAGGCCCGTGCCTAGCCTCAACCAGTATGGAACAAGGCCGTTTAGCGGCAAGACATGCCTGTGGCGAAGACACACATTATTTCCCTTCATTTTACCCCATAGGTATCTATACGATTCCTGAGATTTCTAGTTGTGGATACACTGAAGATCAACTGAGAGATTTGGGATATCATTACGAAGTAGGCAGGGCCTATTATTATGAAATAGCCCGCGGACATATTACCGGAAGCAATGTTGGGATGTTTAAAATCCTTTTTCACTCAGAGACACTAGAGCTACTAGGCATCCATGTCATCGGTCGTGGTGCGACGGAAGTTATACATATCGGTCAGGTCGCTATGAGTTTCCATGCGAAAATAGACTATTTTATTGACCAAGTGTTCAATTATCCTACCTTTGCGGAGGGATATCGCGTTGCAGCATTGAATGGATATAATAAAATCAAGACGAAGAAAAAGACATAA
- a CDS encoding F-box protein, which yields MLTFLGGVLEIHPKSKFEVIQPSSRIKSISSSSLVEISTKYLNRDLTAEVAARRPNEIEKRYRRYLRWNIFNLLYNKFKYVNSPPELCTDVLIGIFSYLSRYDLARLQLVCRDFRTIIWNVGKFSTLMLKCADDWQLECKEHLFEPQIVTNRKLIRFILSHHPAYKFYESAPIQFNLTIKAASFKASCINRKYFHVDQLQDSYTLSIKFHGVVSNPSGNEPVKDFFITVEDKGIFHTNIFSYQQRPFGFSNRFLSTEECPRIINSFFRTLNPQKSKML from the coding sequence ATGCTCACTTTTTTAGGGGGTGTATTAGAAATTCATCCAAAATCAAAATTCGAAGTTATTCAGCCTTCAAGTCGTATAAAATCCATCTCATCTTCAAGTTTAGTAGAAATATCCACAAAATACCTGAATAGAGATTTAACTGCCGAGGTAGCTGCTCGACGCCCTAACGAAATAGAAAAGCGGTATAGAAGATATCTGAGATGGAATATTTTTAATCTGTTATATAATAAATTCAAATATGTCAATTCCCCTCCTGAACTATGCACGGATGTTCTAATAGGAATTTTTTCCTATTTATCTCGTTATGACTTAGCAAGACTGCAACTCGTATGCCGCGATTTCAGAACGATTATTTGGAATGTCGGGAAATTCTCTACCTTAATGCTTAAATGCGCCGATGATTGGCAATTAGAGTGTAAAGAACACCTATTTGAACCGCAGATTGTAACCAATAGAAAGTTGATTCGATTTATCCTTTCACATCATCCTGCTTATAAATTCTATGAATCCGCTCCAATCCAGTTTAATCTGACGATTAAGGCAGCATCATTTAAAGCCTCTTGTATAAACCGCAAGTATTTCCATGTGGATCAACTACAAGACAGCTACACGCTTTCTATTAAATTCCACGGAGTGGTATCTAATCCGAGTGGCAATGAGCCTGTTAAGGATTTTTTTATTACTGTTGAAGATAAGGGAATTTTCCATACTAACATCTTCTCCTATCAGCAAAGACCGTTTGGTTTCAGTAACCGCTTTCTCTCTACTGAGGAATGCCCACGGATCATCAACTCATTCTTTAGGACACTAAATCCTCAAAAAAGCAAAATGTTGTAA
- a CDS encoding HU family DNA-binding protein gives MATKADDPKNATMTKKRLIQSIAQEKGIHPNDVRHVIQSFLDKMTDCLANGERLEFRDFGVFEIVERKQKIGRNPKNAGVPIVIPARNAVKFTPGKKMRKVIETCAN, from the coding sequence ATGGCAACGAAAGCAGATGATCCAAAAAACGCGACTATGACTAAAAAAAGACTGATTCAGTCTATCGCGCAAGAAAAAGGGATCCATCCAAATGATGTACGCCACGTCATCCAGTCTTTTTTAGATAAAATGACCGATTGTTTAGCAAATGGCGAAAGATTGGAGTTCAGAGATTTCGGAGTATTTGAAATCGTTGAAAGAAAGCAAAAAATAGGCCGTAACCCTAAAAATGCAGGTGTTCCTATTGTCATTCCGGCCCGTAACGCAGTGAAATTTACTCCCGGAAAGAAAATGAGAAAAGTTATTGAAACTTGTGCGAATTAA
- a CDS encoding ABC transporter ATP-binding protein: MYKLISTAWRNKVYRTLVFIIVFSMIAQTIASQLEIFTLGFMTKKGTDAFVLFAPEVDGKLQQKEYITIDERDARWKEITGSTDSTMTQQEANSFIAQKRDFSIFEVYATLLDTHLNLTGNPVRLALLIIFVAVFKAISLFIHRYSTRFGAISISADLRQRYFEHIQSLPMEFYQRYNIATLSSRVVSDAATIAEAINSCMVNYLQTPFTIVSTLALCFATSWQLSLIIFFGFPLIVYPIIYLAQRVRRISKQLLSNQERFATVLLDYLAGIQTVKVFAMEDFSMRKYRDQNDQMMALERKSARYDLSSRPIIHTIAMFFLATALLYGLYILNMSVSEALVYCGLLYVFYEPIKKFAEENSHIQRGLAAADRMFEVLEQQPLIRDSEGAHTIKSFEKEIEFKNVWFRYGENDWVLKNLNFTIRKGEMVALVGATGAGKSTIAQLLPRLYDVTQGEILLDGQPLNYYQQKSLRELMGFVPQKPFLFLDTVAANISFGRPYTDEEVREAARKAHATDFIEHLPKGYNTMLTDAGSNLSGGQQQRLAIARALIKKAPILILDEATSSLDSISEKHIKMALHELHGEITQIVIAHRLSTIEDADKIIFLEHGIILDIGTRMELLERCPQFRTMWETVQKPAKQPKEVPSNA, from the coding sequence ATGTATAAACTCATCAGTACAGCCTGGCGCAATAAGGTCTACCGTACGCTAGTCTTCATTATTGTCTTTTCAATGATTGCCCAGACTATTGCATCCCAATTAGAAATATTTACATTGGGATTTATGACTAAAAAAGGCACCGATGCCTTTGTATTGTTTGCTCCGGAAGTAGACGGTAAACTACAGCAAAAAGAATATATCACTATCGATGAACGGGACGCCCGCTGGAAAGAGATTACGGGCTCTACTGATTCTACAATGACTCAGCAAGAGGCTAACAGTTTCATAGCCCAGAAAAGGGATTTCAGCATCTTTGAAGTATATGCTACACTCTTAGATACGCACCTTAACCTCACAGGCAACCCTGTCCGCTTAGCTCTGCTTATTATTTTTGTAGCTGTATTCAAGGCAATCTCTCTCTTTATTCACCGCTATTCTACCCGGTTTGGTGCAATCAGCATTAGTGCTGATCTACGCCAACGCTATTTTGAGCATATTCAATCACTGCCGATGGAGTTTTATCAAAGGTACAATATTGCTACGCTTTCATCACGAGTCGTCAGCGATGCTGCGACGATTGCTGAAGCAATAAACTCCTGCATGGTCAACTATTTACAAACACCGTTTACGATTGTTTCCACTTTGGCACTCTGTTTTGCGACATCTTGGCAGCTATCGCTCATTATATTCTTTGGCTTTCCGCTGATAGTCTATCCAATCATATACCTGGCACAGCGCGTTCGCCGGATCTCTAAGCAGCTCCTCTCCAATCAGGAACGCTTTGCTACTGTGCTGTTGGACTACTTGGCTGGAATACAAACAGTCAAAGTGTTCGCTATGGAAGACTTCTCCATGCGTAAATATCGCGATCAGAATGACCAAATGATGGCGCTAGAAAGAAAAAGTGCCCGCTACGATCTTTCATCACGTCCCATCATCCATACTATAGCGATGTTCTTCTTAGCTACAGCACTTCTATACGGACTCTATATCCTAAATATGAGTGTATCAGAGGCCCTAGTCTATTGCGGGTTGCTCTATGTTTTCTACGAACCGATCAAGAAGTTTGCCGAAGAAAACTCCCATATTCAGCGCGGTTTAGCTGCCGCAGATAGAATGTTCGAGGTGCTAGAACAACAGCCGCTTATACGTGACAGTGAAGGCGCACATACCATCAAATCCTTTGAAAAGGAGATTGAATTTAAAAATGTGTGGTTCCGTTACGGAGAAAATGATTGGGTTCTTAAGAATCTTAACTTTACTATCCGTAAAGGGGAAATGGTCGCATTAGTCGGCGCTACCGGCGCCGGAAAATCGACCATCGCGCAACTTTTGCCCCGTCTGTACGATGTTACACAAGGCGAAATCCTATTAGATGGCCAACCGCTCAACTATTACCAGCAGAAATCCCTGCGTGAGCTCATGGGATTTGTACCGCAAAAGCCGTTTCTTTTTCTGGATACCGTCGCTGCAAATATCTCGTTTGGAAGGCCCTATACCGATGAAGAAGTCAGAGAAGCAGCGCGTAAAGCGCATGCCACTGATTTTATTGAACACCTTCCCAAAGGTTATAACACAATGCTCACTGACGCTGGCAGCAACTTGTCGGGCGGGCAGCAGCAGCGTCTAGCTATAGCTAGAGCGCTAATTAAAAAAGCTCCTATCCTAATTCTGGATGAAGCCACCTCTTCTCTAGATTCCATTAGCGAAAAGCACATTAAAATGGCATTGCATGAACTTCATGGTGAGATCACGCAAATTGTGATAGCTCATCGGCTTTCGACGATTGAGGATGCGGATAAAATCATCTTCTTAGAACATGGCATCATACTCGATATCGGTACACGTATGGAACTGCTAGAGAGATGTCCGCAGTTTAGAACAATGTGGGAAACAGTCCAAAAACCTGCAAAGCAACCTAAAGAAGTACCGTCTAATGCATAA
- the rpmG gene encoding 50S ribosomal protein L33, translating to MAKKREQIKLQSSASNHRYYTTKNKTQTPNRLVLKKYDPTVRQHVEYKETK from the coding sequence ATGGCAAAAAAACGTGAACAAATAAAGTTGCAGAGCTCTGCAAGCAATCACCGTTATTATACTACAAAGAACAAAACTCAAACTCCTAACCGTTTAGTTTTAAAGAAGTATGATCCCACTGTTCGTCAACACGTAGAATACAAAGAAACGAAGTAA
- a CDS encoding acetyl-CoA carboxylase carboxyltransferase subunit alpha — translation MDSLASEQQIHDIIQAIERLKRQEIDSTVFHTEIEKLEQRLEQLKESVYKKMTPWERVQICRHPKRPHTSDYIEHICDHFQELAGDRTYRDDKAIIGGLATIGNTRCVIIGQEKGHDTATRVEHNFGMLHPEGYRKALRLMHLAEKFQLPLVSLIDTPGAYPALEAEERGQGRAIALNIMEMARLETPIVVVVIGEGCSGGALGIGIGDVIGMLEHAYYSVISPEGCASILWKESSKKDEAAKALKLNAEDLLKQGVIDHIISEPIGGAHKDPQIVYTSVKNYIISQIDLLKTSSTQALVRQRYNKFRKIGAHTRLSS, via the coding sequence TTGGACTCGCTTGCTAGTGAACAACAAATTCATGATATAATACAGGCTATCGAACGCCTAAAAAGACAGGAAATAGATTCTACGGTTTTTCACACCGAAATTGAAAAACTGGAACAACGGCTCGAACAATTAAAAGAATCTGTCTACAAAAAGATGACACCCTGGGAACGGGTACAAATTTGCCGTCACCCTAAAAGACCCCATACGAGCGACTATATCGAGCACATCTGCGACCATTTCCAAGAACTTGCAGGGGATAGGACCTATAGAGATGACAAAGCCATCATTGGCGGATTAGCGACCATTGGCAACACACGCTGCGTTATCATCGGTCAAGAAAAAGGCCACGATACTGCTACCCGTGTAGAGCACAATTTCGGGATGCTTCATCCGGAAGGATATCGCAAAGCGCTTCGTTTAATGCATTTAGCAGAGAAATTTCAACTCCCCCTTGTTTCACTTATCGATACTCCCGGAGCATATCCCGCTTTAGAAGCAGAAGAACGGGGCCAAGGAAGAGCTATCGCGTTAAATATTATGGAAATGGCACGCTTAGAAACTCCTATTGTGGTTGTCGTTATTGGTGAAGGCTGCTCCGGTGGAGCCCTTGGAATAGGTATAGGCGATGTCATAGGAATGCTAGAACATGCCTACTATTCAGTCATCAGCCCCGAGGGCTGTGCGTCCATCCTATGGAAAGAATCTTCTAAGAAAGATGAAGCAGCAAAAGCCCTAAAGCTAAATGCTGAAGATCTATTGAAACAAGGCGTTATCGACCACATCATTTCAGAACCGATCGGTGGAGCCCATAAAGACCCGCAAATTGTATACACAAGCGTCAAAAATTACATTATTTCGCAAATTGATCTACTTAAAACTAGTTCTACACAAGCCTTGGTGAGGCAGCGTTATAATAAATTCAGAAAAATAGGCGCCCACACTAGGCTTTCCTCATAG
- a CDS encoding FtsX-like permease family protein, with product MYELSVAFKYLLPRWRQLSVSIISLISIVVIALVVWLIVVFFSVTHGLEKTWIQKLVAVTAPVRVIPNSHYYKSYYYLIDGISSASNYSLKNLAEKLQASSADPYDPEYDEEVPKGWLPLVKNTDGEPKDIVKEAFASVQTLKNVDALSAHAYEIAYADLTLNLQSQPDNAISQPSYVTTLEPSNPALSIAMIKGADLAAYPKDGILLPKLYKDSGARIGDKGWLAYQAPTATAVQEQRLPITVAGFYDPGILPMGGKFILAPPAITSTIRAAQTMDDGYPTNGIAVTFEDPRLADDIKLQIQQELEKRGIGQYWTVESYRDFPPTRDLLQQLKSERTLYSLIASIVIVVACSNIVSLLIILVNDKKEEIGILRAMGASVLSITLIFGLCGSVMGALGSFIGISLALFTLANIQHLVNFISAVQGHELLNPIFYGDQLPTHVSNDALFFVLVATAAVSTVAGIVPAIKACIMQPSQLLRTE from the coding sequence ATGTACGAGCTGTCTGTTGCTTTTAAATATCTCCTCCCCCGTTGGCGGCAGCTCTCAGTATCTATTATCAGTTTAATTTCCATTGTTGTCATTGCACTCGTCGTATGGCTCATTGTCGTCTTTTTTTCTGTGACGCATGGCTTGGAAAAAACATGGATACAAAAACTTGTGGCTGTTACAGCCCCTGTCCGAGTTATTCCTAACTCCCACTATTATAAGTCTTACTATTACCTTATTGACGGTATCAGCTCTGCTTCTAATTACTCGCTTAAAAATCTGGCTGAAAAACTCCAGGCTTCCTCTGCCGATCCCTACGACCCTGAATATGACGAAGAAGTCCCTAAAGGGTGGCTTCCGCTGGTAAAAAATACGGATGGCGAGCCTAAAGACATCGTAAAAGAAGCTTTTGCATCTGTGCAAACATTAAAAAATGTGGATGCCCTGTCAGCGCATGCTTATGAAATCGCCTATGCTGATCTTACCCTAAATTTACAAAGCCAGCCCGATAATGCGATCAGTCAACCCTCCTATGTGACAACGTTAGAGCCTTCCAATCCCGCCCTTTCCATCGCTATGATCAAAGGCGCTGATCTTGCCGCATATCCAAAAGATGGGATTTTATTACCTAAACTCTACAAAGACTCAGGAGCACGGATTGGCGATAAAGGTTGGCTAGCTTACCAAGCTCCTACAGCAACAGCAGTACAAGAGCAGCGTTTACCTATCACTGTGGCAGGATTTTACGATCCGGGTATCCTACCTATGGGCGGGAAATTTATTCTTGCTCCCCCAGCCATTACTTCCACTATTCGCGCAGCGCAAACAATGGACGATGGCTACCCTACAAATGGCATTGCAGTTACATTTGAAGATCCACGTTTAGCAGATGATATCAAGCTTCAGATCCAGCAAGAACTTGAAAAAAGAGGGATAGGGCAATACTGGACAGTTGAAAGCTACCGTGATTTCCCCCCGACACGCGATTTGCTGCAGCAGCTCAAAAGCGAACGTACACTATATAGCTTAATAGCCTCTATCGTGATTGTTGTAGCATGTTCAAATATCGTCTCCTTATTAATCATTCTTGTGAATGATAAAAAAGAAGAGATAGGTATTTTACGGGCGATGGGAGCATCCGTTCTAAGCATAACATTAATTTTCGGCCTTTGCGGCAGTGTCATGGGAGCTCTGGGAAGTTTTATCGGCATCTCCCTAGCATTATTTACCTTGGCCAATATTCAGCACCTCGTCAATTTTATCAGCGCAGTCCAGGGACATGAGCTATTGAATCCTATTTTCTACGGTGATCAGCTCCCGACGCATGTCAGCAATGACGCCCTGTTTTTTGTGCTGGTGGCTACAGCCGCCGTCTCCACCGTTGCGGGCATCGTTCCGGCGATCAAAGCATGCATAATGCAACCCTCTCAGCTTCTAAGGACAGAGTAA
- the rpmB gene encoding 50S ribosomal protein L28: protein MSKTCQVTGKKPASGYKYTIRGIAKKKKGIGLKVTGKTKRRFLPNLKKKRLWLAEEKRFVTLRLCTSALRTLDKVGLNKTVKELREKGVKV from the coding sequence ATGTCTAAGACATGTCAAGTTACAGGTAAGAAGCCTGCGAGCGGCTATAAGTACACCATTCGTGGTATCGCTAAGAAGAAAAAAGGTATCGGTCTAAAAGTTACAGGCAAAACAAAACGCCGTTTCCTTCCTAACTTAAAGAAAAAACGTCTTTGGTTGGCTGAAGAAAAACGTTTTGTTACTCTAAGACTATGTACAAGTGCTTTGCGCACATTGGATAAAGTCGGCCTCAACAAGACTGTTAAAGAACTACGTGAAAAAGGCGTTAAAGTATAA
- a CDS encoding ABC transporter ATP-binding protein produces the protein MNLPLIKARSLVKNFTNPFSITILNGIDLDIYAGESVAIGGRSGQGKSTLLQILGTLDTPTSGSLEILDTSVSKFNASSLRCKHIGFVFQSYYLLADFTALDNVLMAARIARQSTAEGSPAYLRAVSLLERVGLGERLHHSTKLLSGGEKQRVAIARALCNNPDIILADEPTGNLDKTTAEDIYSILLETVQKENKALVVVTHDPILMERCSKRYTLSQGTLQS, from the coding sequence ATGAATCTTCCCCTCATCAAAGCTCGGTCGCTGGTAAAGAATTTTACCAATCCTTTCTCAATTACCATCTTGAATGGAATTGACTTAGACATCTATGCAGGTGAAAGTGTTGCTATCGGCGGCAGGTCCGGCCAAGGAAAAAGCACCCTTCTTCAAATACTCGGCACCTTAGATACACCTACGTCCGGCTCTTTAGAGATTTTGGACACCTCTGTCAGCAAATTCAATGCAAGCTCACTGCGTTGTAAACATATTGGATTTGTCTTTCAATCTTACTATCTCCTCGCAGACTTTACAGCACTGGATAATGTCCTCATGGCAGCCCGCATAGCTCGGCAATCCACTGCTGAAGGAAGTCCAGCCTATCTGCGAGCTGTTTCCTTATTGGAACGTGTAGGATTAGGCGAACGCCTGCATCATAGTACAAAGTTATTGTCCGGTGGAGAGAAGCAGCGTGTTGCTATTGCCCGAGCTTTATGCAATAACCCTGACATTATCCTGGCTGATGAACCTACAGGTAACTTAGACAAAACTACAGCCGAAGATATCTATTCCATCCTTTTAGAAACTGTCCAAAAGGAAAATAAAGCTTTAGTCGTTGTCACTCATGACCCTATTCTTATGGAACGTTGCAGTAAGCGTTACACACTATCTCAGGGTACTCTGCAATCTTAG
- a CDS encoding L,D-transpeptidase, whose amino-acid sequence MSVPKLLAFFTFVLFAAIAIAGWWKSSAPTSPQQAIVAYAPIEIPLQPAVKVVDKEKAPAYAPAPLPAPAAFANDTTIEVDRVEELFRTSGKKLPIVETIVYKSNAPWRKGKPAWLVDYATHFHTSRHFIARSRNGKPDYLKQELSEGDKINVFRSDIALQFNLVVDISRNKLWLYYNDLTNNDRQLIKAYSIGTGRPEANSESGILTPVGQYLLGDRILTFAPGAFNVHKGAKVEMVRVFGTRWIPFAKEIGPSTAPAQGYGIHGVPWKENERGELAEDTSSLGKYLSDGCIRLSTKDMEEIYAIVITKPTVVEIVRDYNEAVFPKVDTVAVSKKE is encoded by the coding sequence ATGTCCGTACCAAAATTATTGGCTTTTTTTACATTTGTCCTTTTCGCAGCTATAGCTATTGCCGGTTGGTGGAAAAGTAGCGCACCTACTTCCCCCCAACAGGCAATAGTTGCTTATGCACCGATTGAAATACCACTGCAACCTGCAGTTAAAGTCGTTGATAAGGAAAAAGCACCTGCTTACGCGCCTGCTCCTCTTCCAGCGCCTGCAGCCTTTGCAAACGATACTACCATCGAAGTGGATCGTGTAGAGGAGCTTTTCCGGACATCAGGTAAAAAACTCCCTATTGTAGAAACGATCGTCTACAAAAGTAATGCTCCCTGGCGCAAAGGTAAGCCCGCCTGGCTCGTCGACTACGCCACACATTTCCATACCTCACGGCATTTTATCGCCCGGAGCCGAAATGGAAAACCGGACTATCTTAAGCAAGAACTGTCCGAAGGGGATAAAATCAACGTCTTCAGAAGCGACATCGCTCTGCAATTTAACTTAGTTGTAGATATATCAAGAAATAAACTTTGGTTATACTACAACGATCTAACCAATAATGACCGCCAACTGATCAAAGCCTATTCGATAGGAACAGGCCGTCCAGAAGCAAATAGCGAATCAGGTATCTTAACGCCGGTAGGACAATACCTCCTCGGAGATAGGATCCTTACTTTCGCTCCCGGTGCATTCAATGTTCATAAAGGCGCTAAAGTAGAGATGGTCCGCGTTTTTGGTACGCGTTGGATTCCCTTTGCTAAAGAAATTGGTCCCAGCACCGCTCCCGCCCAAGGATACGGTATACACGGCGTGCCTTGGAAAGAAAATGAAAGAGGTGAGCTAGCTGAAGATACATCAAGCTTAGGAAAATATTTAAGCGATGGCTGCATACGTCTATCCACGAAAGACATGGAAGAAATCTACGCAATAGTGATCACAAAACCCACCGTCGTAGAAATCGTGCGCGACTACAACGAAGCCGTCTTCCCGAAGGTAGATACCGTAGCAGTCTCAAAAAAGGAGTAA
- the queC gene encoding 7-cyano-7-deazaguanine synthase QueC translates to MHKKTVVVHSGGMDSSLCLALAIKEFGADHVLSLSFDYSQRHNNEINAAKHICSAWGVDHAAVNLECLSALTADALTNSAQPISWGKEHAPSTLVVGRNGLMARLGAIHAHSLGADCIYMGVIEEEAREIGYRDCSKAYIELKQQILRLDLGNPLFEIRTPLIDMSKAETLQLAHSLGILDFLWENTVTCYNGVMKQGCGKCPACFLRNRGLEIAQKHLIK, encoded by the coding sequence ATGCATAAGAAGACTGTTGTTGTGCACTCGGGCGGGATGGACTCGTCGCTTTGTTTGGCTTTAGCAATCAAAGAGTTTGGCGCTGACCATGTTTTGAGCCTTTCTTTTGACTATTCTCAAAGGCACAATAATGAGATCAACGCTGCCAAGCATATATGTAGTGCTTGGGGTGTTGATCATGCCGCTGTCAACTTAGAATGTCTCTCTGCCTTAACAGCCGATGCATTAACCAATTCAGCTCAGCCCATTTCTTGGGGTAAAGAGCACGCCCCATCCACACTGGTAGTCGGAAGAAATGGACTGATGGCCCGGCTAGGTGCAATCCACGCCCATAGTTTAGGCGCAGACTGTATTTATATGGGCGTTATTGAAGAAGAAGCTAGAGAAATTGGCTATCGTGATTGTTCAAAAGCATATATTGAGCTAAAACAACAGATTCTACGTCTAGATCTAGGCAACCCATTGTTTGAGATCCGCACACCTCTCATCGATATGTCAAAAGCTGAAACTTTGCAGCTTGCACATAGTTTGGGCATTTTAGACTTTCTCTGGGAAAACACTGTCACTTGCTATAACGGCGTAATGAAACAAGGATGCGGCAAGTGCCCTGCGTGCTTTTTGCGCAACCGTGGCCTGGAAATTGCCCAAAAACATCTAATAAAATAA